From a region of the Lactuca sativa cultivar Salinas chromosome 4, Lsat_Salinas_v11, whole genome shotgun sequence genome:
- the LOC111902265 gene encoding protein CANDIDATE G-PROTEIN COUPLED RECEPTOR 2, protein MVRDQDHYLPAVGSIPAITDISSPSSPFTQYRCHGLWYIAVLSIPAVLFVVYLGFHLKRNIKKLNRRRSHVMIAYYALLWLSAILNLAWCSLQVWQCIPGKEVSWNLLSLLTSMGTLCLEISLVAFLLQENYASGLQALAHTFSISGLIVGADILLKAIFVFGFRVPLFMDDETSHRGKWGLWIVDELLLTCSYAYILFVHYSKWRDKLPPRPAFYNYVVAMFIITGIALFGCGLAASGLAFGLWVYSFVVICYHTLYLPFVYVTFLSDFFQEEDLLLDNAYYSEMRDAGFFDLE, encoded by the exons ATGGTGAGGGATCAAGACCATTACCTCCCTGCAGTTGGAAGCATTCCCGCCATAACCGACATATCATCACCATCGTCCCCGTTCACTCAGTATAGATGTCATGGGTTATGGTACATCGCCGTTTTATCGATCCCGGCGGTTTTATTTGTAgtatatttagggtttcatctcaaAAGGAACATTAAGAAGCTCAATCGTCGTCGATCACATGTTATGATCGCTTATTATGCCCTCCTTTGGTTGTCAGCTATCCTTAATCTGGCTTGGTGCTCTCTTCAG GTATGGCAGTGCATTCCTGGGAAGGAGGTTTCTTGGAACTTATTGTCATTGCTGACATCAATGGGAACACTGTGTTTAGAGATTAGCTTAGTGGCCTTCTTACTTCAAGAAAATTATGCAAGTGGCCTCCAGGCATTAGCTCATACCTTCAGTATTTCAGGCCTCATTGTTGGAGCAGACATACTTCTCAAG gCGATTTTTGTGTTTGGATTCCGTGTCCCACTTTTCATGGATGATGAAACGAGCCATAGAGGGAAGTGGGGGTTGTGGATAGTTGATGAACTATTGCTCACATGCAGTTATGCATATATTCTTTTTGTGCATTACTCTAAATGGAGAGATAAGTTGCCTC CGAGACCAGCATTTTACAATTATGTTGTTGCCATGTTCATCATCACTGGAATTGCAttatttggttgtggacttgctgccagtggtttggcctttggactTTG GGTGTATAGCTTTGTAGTTATCTGCTACCACACACTCTATCTTCCCTTTGTGTATGTGACCTTCCTCTCTGATTTCTTCCAg gagGAAGACTTGCTTTTGGATAACGCTTACTACTCTGAGATGAGGGATGCTGGGTTTTTCGATTTGGAATAA